GTCGCAGGCGCATATCCGCTTCGGATTCTGAAAGATTCCCGCCGACCTGGCTATGATGCCACACGCTAATCTGTTTGGAAACGAAACATTTTACCAGTGTACGTGATCACAGCCCAAGGCAAGCGGTTACCGAAGACCGGTGATTGCGccaattaatatcatttttatattcTACAACGTGGAATTCGTTCGAGAATATTTGaagtacgtttttttattgcttagatggatggacgagctcacaggccacctggtgttaagtggttactggagcccatagacatctacaacgtaaatgcgccacccacctcgagatataagttctaagatctcagtatagttacaacggctaccccacccttcgaaccgaaacgcattactgcttcacggcggaaataggcggggtggtggtacctacccgtgcggactcacaagaggtcctatcactagtaattacacaaattataattttgcgggtttgtttttttattacacgatattattccttcaacgtggaagtcaatcgtgaacattttgctaagtacgtatatcattagaaaaattgatacctgccggtgggattcgaacaccggtgcatcgctagatacgaatgcaccggacgtgttatccttcaggccacgacgacttcaaaactttatGTAAGCGCGTGTTAAAAGAACTGAATGAGGGTAGCCGAGAGCTTTTCGGTGGCTATCCAACCGGGGATCGGGTTAAAGACGCTCAACTCACATCGGTCCCGAGTTCCCGTCGACCCTGGAGGTGCCGTCTCCGCGGCCGCAGTCGTCCCCCCGCTCGGTCACGCCCATAGACCTACCGATCACGTCCCACACCTGAAGCGGGGGCACTCCCATTAGTTCTACAACCAAAGACCCTGACCTAACTTTAGCTGGTGCATTACAAACGCACATGCGAACCaaaaaccgatttttttttattgcttagatgggtggacgaactcacagcccacctcgtgttaagtggttactggagtccataaacatctacgacgtaaatgcgccgcccacctcgagataagttctaaggtctcagtatagttacaacagctgccccacccttcaaaccgaaacgcattactgcttcacggcagaaataggcagggcggtggcgcttacccgcgctgactcacaagaagtcATACTACAAGTAATTACGGaaggacggagatcggacgtcgggtgtaagagtgcaggggagtcgtttagtgcagtAGAGCCCTAAAACGTCGTTAGGCCCGCGGtctcgcagtcgcggaccagtcccgCAAACCCCGCGCACCCTCCTAGGTGCGGGGACCTCTTAGGAGGTTCGGcgcccggcccgaaaaaaatatattctaaaagTCTTAAATTGATTGtcattcttttaattttaattcatttgagAAAGCAAATATTCAGActcctatttatttttctttattttttattgcgtagatgtaTGTGAGTTCTccctcacagcctacctggcattaaggggttactggagcccatagacagctacaacgtaaatgcagccacccaccttgagatataagttctaaggtctcagtttttacagtacaatagcTGCCCCACCACCACACATCGCGACACACAACGATCCAAATAAAATGCGCTCACTTTTAGGACATCATCGACAATCCTGAATGCAGCTCTGCCGTTTGCGTCGGCTGTAATGTTTCCGAGATCGCCGGCGTGCCTCCGATCCGGGGGATCGCCGGGCCCCCCGTGCGGTCCCCCCGACGGATTATAATGCCCCCCTATGGAATTGCAGCCCTGGcgaaaacaatacaatataatatgctaattaaaaaaatcgaattattGTACACTGGCGGTATGGTCGCTGGTGAGCCCGCGCCAGTTCCACCAGCCCGcatgtttctgccgtgaaatggTAATGcaatgttgatgtctatggactctggtgtCTACTGAACACCAAGTGATGTGCTCATCCAACCTCTAAAACAATTAGAAACATGTATGTCCCATGGAGGTGCCTCACGATCAATCTCCACTTCTCctggtttgtggtgagcctggtacactcatgcaaacaaccgtcaactgccgacttgacttgtctttacattttttttatggcccCTGTAGGCATATGAGCGCaaggtccacctgatgttgagtggttaccgtcgtccatggacttcagcaatgccaggggcagaaccaagccgctgcctatcgcttaatactctccacaagcctcgtttgaagaagaacatatcatagcgctcgggaaacaccgtggaggggagctcattccatagccggatggtacgtggcaaaaaatacctctggaaacgcactgtggatgaccgcagtggctccaggtagtatggatgaactctactccggtggcgggcggtgcgatggtaaaaacgatatgaaggtatcatctcgaacaattcctcagagcaatccccatggaacatacggtacaaaatacagagggaaccgaagtccctccgcagacccagaggctccaaacgatccgaatAATGGGactctaataaaaaaacaaaacaaagaactGCTTGAGACTGTACCTGACTTAAATCCCCGGACTCATATACGTGGAGCCCGTGCCTCCCGGGGCTTAGTCCGTCGATGCTGCCGTCAGCCACCAGCGGGCCCTCGGCCGTCTGCTGCAGCCTGACCACGCCCAGGATCTTATTGCAGCACGATTGGTCCGAGACCATGGCGACGGCCGATTGTGTTTCTATTTAATAACTAACATTCCTTAAAGCTGATTTAAGACTATACGAGAGGTGGCGTCCTAAAAAGACTAGGAAGAAAGGGAGGACACGCTTACCGACCCCATGCATAGGAAGATCAGGACGAGGAGATTGAATCTTCACGGATTTATAAgagatcatcatcattctctcAGTCACCCGGGGTCGGcgcatgttttctccttccctactcctctatcatataccatttcttcgctcacttccctcttacatatatcgtctttcacgcaatccatccgtTTCTTCTTAGGTAGGtcgtaacccacagacacagcccactgagtttctcaccggatcttctcagtgggtcgcgtttccgatccgatggtagatactgcgaagcactgctcttgctagggttcgcgttagcaacgtcgtcaagtttgagccccgtgagctcatctactagttaaggttacgctgaaatagcctctcaaggctattagcataggtaggaaaaaaaaggttgggTGCTTAGCTTAGACCTGGAATACTATTATCGTGAAGATGAAAAGCCCAAGTCAAACAGACCGTCAAaccttcagtgtgcttagtgcaagtcttttaactttctcgatagcgtaaaagttaactcaaatttgtatggatttgAAACATCGGCTCTTCgcttgccgttaggggcgctaaGGACACTgatcaagttttatttttttaaatcattgattACTTCTGTCCCGGtagcctttctagtttcaccaggacaggataCCTGTtagttcttcttcaaacgaggcttgcggagagtacttaacggtaggcagcggcttggctctgcctctggcattgctgacgtccatgagcgacggtgactacttaccatcaggtgggaagtatgctagtctgcctacaatggcaataaaaaaaaaagttcgttaTATGCGACAGAATTGTTATGTGTGAAATATACAAAATGGCGGTAGTTAAACCAATATTGAAATTACGACGAATAATTACTTAGGCATTACCAAGTTACCTAAAATGTTAGGAAGGTCTGAGCCAGACAACGCTAGATTAAAGAGTAACATTAATATTGAGTCTACAATCCTTGGAAACCGATGgataatctttatatatataattttactgtacgtgtgtatgtcactgagctcctcctaaacggctggactgatttgaatgtttttttttttattccgtggcagcctggatggtttagattcacaaatcagcccgtcAGATGACGCTGTAGTGGGTACCTAGGTTATTTATCCTCCAACTAAACGGCTGCATCGACTTGAATGCACGACAGGATTTGTGCAgaacaacgtctgtcgggtccgcttaTAACACTCTATAACGTGACTAGTCATTACCCCCAAAACCTTGGATCACGGCTGGTCTCCCCGTCACGGAGCCGACCACGTCCAGAACGTTCGCGCTTGGGAGCACCGTCTCCACGACAAAAGCACCGTCCTTGAAACCCACCTGGAAATCAAATATGCGCTTCATCCTTCGGGCTTCAgtagacgcccggtgcattcgtgttgagcgatgcaccggtgttcgaatcacgcaggcgggtaccaatttttctaatgaaatacgtactcaacaaatgttcacgattgacttccacggtgaaggaataacatcgtgcaataaaaatcaaacccgcaaaattacaatttgcgtaattactggtggtaggacctcttgtgagtccgcgcgggtaggtaccaccgccccgcctatttctgccgtgaagcagtaatgcgtttcggtttgaagggtggggaaatCGTTTTAAGTACTCTAAAAACTGACACTCAAACTgaaactcgtgtctcaaggtggtgttTATGTTATTGACGTCCATGGGGTCCGGTGATCACTTACCACCAGGCGGGCCTTCAGCTCGttctcccatctaagcaatacaaataaaaggatactaaaataatacaaaattaggaAATAATGTAACAAGGAATACGTAGTGTTTGTGTGCAAGGAGGGGAAAAGAGTCAGAGACACCAATCAAAGTCACACACTAGCTGCAGAAAAAGGGGGGCCGTGGGAGGTGAGGACCGTGACGGCAGAGGAAACCTGATCATGGCATAACAGTCGGTAACACTCCCATGGTGCTGCGATGTTTCACATACCTCCTTGATTCCGTCGTGAGTTTTCAATGTCTTAATAGTCTTCTCGAGGAACTGGTCATCAACAGATGAATCGAAGTTCACCAGGACCTCTAGCTGTAAAATGAAAGTATCGACTTCAGTCTTCACGTGTATATGTTTACTGTGTgccttatattaatattatggcACTCCAGTTCAGAGGAAAGATGAGTTCTGAAACGTTCTTCTGATATACATAATCATAAAATTTGAAagattgtttgagatgattgtCATTTTTGCCATCAGACTACCCAcaatcggagcagagttcagcTATACTATCTAGAACTACTGCAATTCATCCATGGTGCGATTCAAGATATTCTTTTTCCATGGATCATCTAACTTTGTAATGAACTTCCCTCCAGAGTGTTTCCTGACCAGTCATTCTTCAACGAATTG
The sequence above is drawn from the Bombyx mori chromosome 11, ASM3026992v2 genome and encodes:
- the LOC134198711 gene encoding copper chaperone for superoxide dismutase — encoded protein: MLTTKLEVLVNFDSSVDDQFLEKTIKTLKTHDGIKEVGFKDGAFVVETVLPSANVLDVVGSVTGRPAVIQGFGETQSAVAMVSDQSCCNKILGVVRLQQTAEGPLVADGSIDGLSPGRHGLHVYESGDLSQGCNSIGGHYNPSGGPHGGPGDPPDRRHAGDLGNITADANGRAAFRIVDDVLKVWDVIGRSMGVTERGDDCGRGDGTSRVDGNSGPILACGIIARSAGIFQNPKRICACDGVVVWDERDKPLAGSGRRGQGDRAPSEGGCCGKAGKTTKGSNNKGDRCGAGDGGGGNGKTCCKV